The following proteins are encoded in a genomic region of Mahella australiensis 50-1 BON:
- a CDS encoding PIG-L deacetylase family protein: MMDENKVKQMLTPPDLMASKRVLCVQPHPDDNEVGAGATIAKLSEQGSEVYYLTITSGDLGGSNIEPEEIKAVRAKETEAAGRYLGVKGFYSLGLPDNMPQSIEEIVPGIIEVIRDMKADAILCPDPWLPYEAHADHRKTGYAVAQAFLMSGNANYPRGKQNSPWEVPIIAFYFTANPNTIIDTTATMEKKFAAMAMHESQFDENILELYRYYFTMKGRELAQGKGFEVGEGFKVMSRLFMHCFVDAIHI, translated from the coding sequence ATGATGGACGAGAACAAAGTCAAACAAATGCTTACACCGCCAGATCTGATGGCGAGCAAAAGGGTCCTTTGTGTGCAGCCGCATCCGGATGATAATGAAGTAGGCGCCGGTGCCACTATCGCGAAACTTTCGGAGCAAGGTAGCGAGGTATACTATCTTACGATAACCAGCGGTGACCTCGGCGGTTCGAATATTGAGCCTGAGGAAATAAAAGCTGTTCGCGCTAAGGAAACAGAGGCCGCCGGACGCTATTTGGGGGTAAAAGGATTTTATTCCCTCGGGCTTCCGGATAACATGCCGCAAAGCATAGAGGAAATCGTACCCGGGATAATAGAGGTTATTCGCGATATGAAAGCGGACGCTATCCTGTGCCCTGATCCATGGTTGCCGTATGAGGCCCACGCTGACCATCGCAAGACCGGCTATGCGGTAGCGCAGGCTTTTTTAATGAGCGGAAATGCCAATTATCCACGCGGTAAACAGAACAGCCCATGGGAAGTACCGATTATTGCATTCTATTTTACCGCAAACCCTAATACCATTATCGATACCACTGCGACTATGGAGAAAAAATTTGCGGCTATGGCAATGCATGAAAGCCAATTTGACGAAAATATATTGGAATTATACCGCTATTATTTTACTATGAAAGGCCGGGAATTAGCCCAAGGTAAAGGTTTCGAGGTGGGAGAGGGATTTAAGGTTATGAGCAGGTTGTTCATGCATTGCTTTGTAGACGCCATTCATATATAG
- a CDS encoding FadR/GntR family transcriptional regulator gives MQALTKPVKTGSVVKLILDRIKEALINKELKAGDYLPPEAELAKSLGVGKTSVREAIKMLEAMGVVEVRQGDGTFIKEKCDVNGINSLIFALLIEQGSNIEIFELREMFEPAYMLMAMKKATPEDIELIGDTIKLLEDNIRLGRQQAEDDLAFHYAILNSTHNPFVISIGSTVLELFKASIGTSMKRIPQTAVEDHKKIFKAFCDKNEMELFRAVMASFEGWKSSLEETK, from the coding sequence ATGCAGGCATTAACTAAACCAGTAAAAACAGGTTCTGTAGTAAAATTAATATTAGATCGTATAAAAGAGGCATTGATTAATAAAGAATTAAAAGCAGGTGACTATTTGCCACCGGAGGCGGAATTGGCTAAAAGTTTAGGAGTGGGTAAAACTAGCGTTAGAGAGGCTATAAAAATGTTAGAGGCCATGGGCGTAGTTGAAGTAAGACAAGGGGATGGAACCTTTATAAAAGAAAAATGTGATGTTAATGGTATAAACTCTTTAATTTTTGCTCTACTTATAGAACAAGGTTCAAATATAGAAATATTTGAATTAAGAGAAATGTTTGAGCCGGCATATATGCTTATGGCTATGAAAAAGGCAACGCCTGAAGATATAGAGCTCATAGGTGATACTATAAAGTTGTTGGAGGACAATATAAGGTTAGGTAGACAACAAGCGGAAGATGATCTGGCTTTTCATTACGCTATATTAAATAGCACGCACAATCCCTTCGTAATCAGTATAGGATCCACTGTATTAGAACTTTTTAAGGCGTCAATAGGAACTTCTATGAAAAGGATACCACAGACAGCCGTAGAGGATCATAAAAAAATATTTAAAGCTTTTTGTGATAAAAACGAAATGGAATTATTCCGTGCCGTTATGGCGAGCTTCGAAGGATGGAAAAGTAGCTTGGAAGAAACAAAATAG
- a CDS encoding ABC transporter permease: MHIQNLTIGKAQEHSLTQRRNKGILYEIWHYRSLMLMLLPTLLYFVIFRYGSIFGIVIAFQDYRPIAGQGFIASIIQSPWVGFKHFSDFFSSMNGVQIIINTVLISIYKIIFGFPAPIILALLLNEVKHQRFKKTVQTISYLPHFISWVILAGILRIIFNPDTGVILPLFEAMGKEPINLLGDPKYFRMMLVVTDIWVEVGWGSIIYLAALSGIDAELYEAAIIDGAGKLQQLLHITLPGIASTIVIMFILRVGNILDAGFDQVFNLINPAVASVGEIIDTYVYEQGLLRMNFSYSTAIGLFKSFIGLLLVVTANFIAKRLGQEGIW; this comes from the coding sequence ATGCATATTCAAAATCTGACTATAGGTAAAGCCCAGGAACATAGTCTGACACAAAGAAGAAACAAAGGAATATTATATGAAATATGGCACTATCGTAGCTTAATGTTAATGCTATTACCTACACTTCTTTATTTTGTTATATTTAGATATGGCTCGATTTTTGGTATAGTGATTGCTTTTCAAGATTATAGGCCGATAGCCGGTCAAGGCTTTATAGCTAGTATTATCCAAAGTCCATGGGTAGGGTTTAAACATTTTAGTGACTTTTTTTCCAGCATGAACGGCGTGCAGATAATTATCAATACAGTTTTAATTAGCATTTATAAAATTATATTTGGCTTTCCCGCACCTATAATTCTTGCTTTGCTATTAAATGAAGTTAAGCACCAGCGTTTTAAAAAAACAGTTCAAACTATTTCTTATTTGCCTCATTTTATATCGTGGGTTATTTTAGCCGGTATTTTGAGAATTATCTTTAATCCCGATACGGGTGTAATATTGCCGCTTTTTGAAGCTATGGGTAAGGAACCCATTAATTTGTTGGGTGACCCGAAATATTTTAGGATGATGTTGGTTGTAACTGATATTTGGGTTGAAGTGGGATGGGGCTCAATAATATATCTGGCTGCATTATCTGGTATAGATGCTGAATTATATGAGGCTGCTATTATAGATGGCGCAGGGAAATTACAACAATTATTACATATAACTTTGCCGGGCATTGCGTCAACTATTGTGATAATGTTCATACTCCGAGTCGGAAACATACTTGATGCAGGTTTCGATCAAGTTTTTAATCTTATAAACCCTGCTGTTGCTTCGGTAGGAGAAATTATCGATACCTACGTGTATGAACAAGGCCTTTTACGAATGAATTTTAGCTATAGTACTGCTATAGGCTTGTTTAAGTCATTTATAGGACTATTATTAGTTGTAACCGCTAATTTTATAGCTAAACGCTTAGGCCAAGAAGGCATTTGGTAA
- a CDS encoding SMI1/KNR4 family protein, with protein sequence MSVWNLLYKGLTGTHDYIKPNLPATQKQIFDVEKSLGYKLPTDLKELLLEMNGDNWLIFSTEQIMEINLSVRKLDCYMPLDCLLFFGGNGCGDYYGYPITHQDGVRDDSVFIWEHEYDSRIWKANNLEDLIKKYYNDEI encoded by the coding sequence ATGAGCGTTTGGAATTTATTATATAAGGGATTAACGGGTACACATGATTACATTAAACCAAATCTTCCAGCCACACAAAAACAGATTTTTGATGTTGAAAAATCACTGGGTTATAAATTACCTACTGATTTAAAGGAACTGCTTCTCGAAATGAACGGGGATAATTGGCTCATTTTTTCTACGGAGCAAATCATGGAAATAAATTTGTCTGTACGAAAACTTGATTGTTATATGCCCCTTGACTGTTTGCTGTTTTTTGGTGGCAACGGTTGTGGCGATTATTATGGATATCCAATAACGCATCAAGACGGAGTGAGAGATGATAGTGTATTTATATGGGAACATGAATACGATAGCCGTATATGGAAAGCAAATAACTTAGAAGATTTGATAAAAAAATACTACAACGACGAAATATAG
- a CDS encoding MFS transporter, producing MSEKTETADRLASPWRYAIGMLGVTIPGMMYSSYGTFFYNDKIGLSMSLIALGTTIFAIWDAVNDPMFGFLSDRTRTKWGRRRPWILAGAPLFAIAMILFFSPPSSLKNGTELAVYFTVFLMLTETMSTITTTNYHSLFPELFRDIKSRTSANGIRQALQLVGLIIGVALTPMLADAIGYSTLAVILALLGMGLLVFSIMGCKEDPNFSKLRVPGLKESFGAVVANSNFWAFSFANFFYQGTSGLLLASIPFFVKYTLQLPDNNATYMTGTVFIIAIPAVAVWSLAARKIGPVKAWRAALMWLGLSFIPFLFVKSLIQAMIAGMLIGIGIAGVTATLDLVIARIIDEDAQKSGLRREGIYQSTISFVTRFSGLIKSLAFLLLAVWFGFQSSQNPGSNPALANRMMF from the coding sequence ATGAGTGAAAAAACAGAAACTGCAGATCGCTTGGCGTCTCCATGGAGGTATGCCATCGGTATGCTTGGAGTTACCATTCCTGGGATGATGTATAGTTCATATGGTACTTTCTTTTACAATGATAAAATCGGATTATCCATGTCCCTTATTGCGCTTGGCACCACGATTTTCGCTATCTGGGACGCGGTCAACGACCCTATGTTCGGCTTTTTATCCGACCGTACCCGTACCAAATGGGGACGACGCCGTCCATGGATTTTGGCTGGCGCGCCTTTATTTGCGATTGCTATGATACTGTTTTTCAGTCCTCCGTCATCATTGAAGAATGGCACGGAATTGGCCGTGTATTTTACCGTGTTTCTTATGTTGACTGAAACCATGAGTACCATAACGACGACCAATTACCATTCATTGTTTCCGGAACTGTTCCGCGATATTAAAAGCCGTACAAGTGCAAATGGCATAAGGCAGGCGCTTCAACTGGTTGGACTGATAATTGGCGTGGCCCTTACTCCAATGCTTGCAGATGCTATCGGCTATTCCACACTTGCCGTTATCCTCGCATTGCTGGGCATGGGACTTCTGGTATTTTCTATAATGGGCTGCAAGGAGGACCCGAATTTCAGTAAGTTAAGGGTTCCCGGCTTAAAAGAATCGTTTGGCGCGGTTGTCGCAAACAGCAATTTTTGGGCTTTCAGCTTCGCGAATTTTTTCTATCAAGGCACATCAGGATTGCTTTTGGCCAGTATTCCGTTCTTTGTAAAATATACGTTGCAGCTTCCTGATAACAATGCGACTTACATGACTGGCACAGTATTCATTATCGCCATTCCGGCTGTTGCTGTATGGAGTTTGGCCGCTCGTAAGATAGGTCCGGTAAAGGCATGGAGAGCTGCTTTGATGTGGTTGGGCTTGTCGTTTATACCGTTTTTATTTGTTAAATCTCTTATACAGGCGATGATCGCCGGAATGCTCATCGGCATAGGCATTGCCGGCGTAACCGCTACCCTCGACCTGGTCATAGCGCGTATTATCGATGAAGATGCCCAAAAAAGTGGCCTTCGCCGAGAGGGTATATATCAATCTACCATTAGCTTTGTCACCAGATTTTCAGGTTTGATTAAAAGCCTCGCATTTTTACTGCTGGCTGTGTGGTTTGGATTCCAGAGTAGTCAAAATCCCGGTTCCAACCCGGCACTGGCTAATAGAATGATGTTTTAA
- a CDS encoding SDR family NAD(P)-dependent oxidoreductase: MNVVITGTNKGLGLCLVKTFVERGHRVLAGVYEGDDKSQLEGFASANEGRIVIVPMDVSDESSVNSSARIACDIFGSIDILINNAGILLPKDREDLIYNIDVKDLKKSLEVNTIGTVIMMKEFLPLMRDDGKGTMIFITSEAGSISNSGSSFPSYSISKAAANKAVFILRATVGKRYRIFAVHPGRMNTEMGRTTAQIEPEESADGIYRIATGITEVGDIGFINYRGEPMTI, translated from the coding sequence ATGAATGTTGTTATAACAGGCACTAATAAAGGCTTGGGGCTTTGCTTAGTTAAGACGTTTGTCGAGAGAGGGCACCGTGTGCTTGCAGGTGTGTACGAAGGCGATGATAAATCACAACTCGAGGGCTTTGCATCGGCAAATGAAGGTAGGATCGTGATAGTGCCGATGGATGTGTCTGACGAAAGCTCGGTGAATTCCTCTGCGCGGATTGCATGCGATATCTTTGGAAGCATTGATATTCTAATCAATAATGCGGGCATTCTATTGCCTAAAGATAGAGAAGATCTCATTTATAATATTGATGTTAAAGATTTGAAAAAGAGTCTTGAAGTGAATACCATAGGAACTGTTATAATGATGAAAGAATTTTTACCGTTGATGCGCGATGATGGTAAGGGAACGATGATTTTCATCACATCCGAAGCAGGCAGTATATCCAACTCGGGCAGCAGTTTTCCTTCTTACTCCATTTCAAAAGCGGCAGCAAATAAAGCGGTGTTTATCCTACGGGCTACGGTAGGCAAGCGATACAGGATATTTGCTGTGCACCCTGGCAGGATGAATACTGAGATGGGTCGTACAACGGCACAGATCGAACCTGAGGAATCCGCAGACGGCATTTACCGCATTGCTACTGGCATAACTGAAGTAGGAGATATAGGATTTATTAATTATAGGGGTGAGCCCATGACAATATGA
- a CDS encoding carbohydrate ABC transporter permease, which yields MVDRSLGRNIFRIINTLFFIIYGIICLIPIVHTLAVSLSSSMAARAGKVVLWPVEFNLHSYEFILKNDRFWKAMSISGERMILGVSISLILTILAAYPLSKSKDEFRARDILVWLFLFTMIFSGGMIPSYMIVRYTGLIDTIWALVIPGAVPVFNLLILINFFKGIPREMEEAAFIDGASHWTILWKIFVPMSLPAIATLAVFSIVGHWNSWFDGLIYMNSADNYPLQTYLQSLLVEPTSRVISRSEAIRLRFISEKTVRNAQIFVGAIPVLLIYPFLQRYFVAGIVLGGVKE from the coding sequence ATGGTGGATCGTTCTTTAGGAAGAAATATTTTCCGGATTATAAATACGTTGTTTTTTATAATATACGGCATCATTTGTTTAATACCTATTGTGCATACGCTGGCTGTTTCTTTAAGCTCGAGCATGGCTGCAAGGGCCGGCAAAGTTGTTTTATGGCCGGTGGAATTTAATCTGCATTCCTATGAATTCATATTAAAGAATGATAGATTCTGGAAAGCTATGTCCATATCGGGAGAGAGGATGATATTGGGGGTAAGTATAAGCCTTATACTTACGATTTTGGCTGCGTACCCGTTGTCTAAAAGCAAAGATGAATTTAGGGCAAGGGATATACTTGTCTGGTTGTTTTTATTTACTATGATATTCAGCGGAGGTATGATACCCTCTTATATGATAGTTAGGTATACCGGATTGATTGATACAATATGGGCGCTTGTTATTCCTGGTGCCGTACCGGTATTCAATCTTTTGATATTGATAAATTTCTTTAAAGGCATTCCGCGAGAAATGGAAGAAGCTGCCTTTATAGACGGGGCTAGTCATTGGACGATATTATGGAAGATATTTGTGCCCATGTCTTTGCCTGCCATTGCTACGTTGGCCGTTTTTTCCATAGTAGGTCATTGGAATTCGTGGTTTGACGGACTAATATATATGAACAGCGCAGATAATTATCCACTCCAAACATATCTGCAGTCTTTGCTCGTCGAACCGACTAGCAGGGTCATATCGAGATCCGAAGCAATTAGACTGAGATTTATATCGGAAAAAACGGTAAGGAATGCTCAGATTTTTGTAGGTGCTATACCCGTTCTGTTAATCTACCCGTTTTTACAACGGTATTTCGTAGCTGGAATAGTCTTAGGCGGTGTTAAAGAGTAA
- a CDS encoding GrpB family protein yields MRVVPYDPSWKAEYEVETQKIRNILKDIIVEIYHIGSTAVEGLAAKTIIDIMPVVTDINSVECLVRFRPYSSTSIVTLDLNSTVNLSS; encoded by the coding sequence ATCAGAGTAGTTCCCTATGATCCTTCGTGGAAAGCGGAATATGAAGTAGAGACGCAGAAAATAAGGAATATCCTGAAAGATATCATAGTGGAAATTTATCATATTGGCAGTACAGCGGTAGAAGGGTTGGCTGCAAAAACGATTATTGATATCATGCCTGTGGTAACAGATATAAATTCCGTCGAGTGTCTTGTTCGGTTTCGCCCTTATTCTTCTACATCTATCGTCACGCTGGACTTGAATTCTACAGTGAATTTGTCCTCGTAG
- a CDS encoding carbohydrate ABC transporter permease — protein MNKKVNGEKIFEIVNYSILTILCVITLYPFIHITAIAFSTQAEAMRPGLHLWPREIDTSSFEKIFSSDDIWNAYYNTLHRTIIGTVLSVFTTGMGAYALSKKYLPLRKFFMGAILFTMYFSGGTVPNYLLMRGLGLLNNRWSMILPSLVWGFNLIIMRNFFQSIPESIEESARIDGASDWLIFIRIVVPLSMPVIATVALWMAVYHWNAYFDNLMYINDNNKYVLQRMIRNLIIESNIYYSELTVLQETSNVWPESLKSATILISTIPILVVYPFAQKYFVKGVMVGAVKG, from the coding sequence ATGAATAAGAAAGTTAATGGAGAAAAAATATTTGAGATAGTTAACTATAGTATATTAACCATATTATGTGTTATAACTTTATATCCTTTTATACATATCACTGCTATAGCTTTTAGTACTCAGGCTGAAGCGATGAGGCCAGGATTGCATTTATGGCCTAGAGAAATAGATACATCTTCCTTTGAAAAAATATTTAGTTCCGACGATATTTGGAATGCATACTATAATACATTGCATAGGACCATTATCGGTACTGTATTGTCGGTTTTTACCACTGGTATGGGAGCTTACGCATTATCAAAAAAATATTTGCCATTAAGAAAGTTTTTTATGGGAGCTATCTTATTCACAATGTATTTCTCTGGAGGTACTGTTCCCAATTATTTATTAATGCGAGGCTTGGGATTACTTAATAATAGATGGTCCATGATTCTTCCTTCCCTCGTCTGGGGTTTTAATCTTATAATTATGAGAAATTTTTTCCAATCAATACCTGAAAGTATTGAAGAATCTGCACGTATAGATGGTGCGTCAGATTGGCTAATATTTATAAGAATAGTGGTACCTTTGTCAATGCCGGTTATTGCTACTGTTGCATTATGGATGGCTGTATATCATTGGAACGCTTACTTTGATAATTTAATGTATATAAACGATAATAACAAATATGTTTTACAAAGGATGATTAGGAACCTTATTATTGAATCCAATATTTATTATAGTGAGCTGACGGTATTACAAGAAACATCAAATGTTTGGCCTGAATCCCTTAAAAGTGCTACAATCTTAATTTCTACTATTCCAATATTAGTAGTATATCCATTTGCACAAAAATATTTTGTGAAAGGAGTGATGGTAGGTGCTGTAAAAGGTTAA
- a CDS encoding Druantia anti-phage system protein DruA — protein sequence MIKRIKARQTQHQIKEIMNTYNRPEITDEKIEVIRRLIAENPTMGRTKLSVILCVMWDWRSQNGQLKDMSCRDMLRALDKAGKIVLPKSKSISRKAGVPMRIKHLVHDETPIVGSLKDLRPLYVKVVSSSDELVQFKSYIDQYHYLGFDRYVGEHLAYMVYSRDGAALSCLLFGSAA from the coding sequence ATGATAAAAAGAATAAAAGCGCGGCAGACACAACACCAAATAAAAGAAATTATGAATACATATAATAGACCGGAAATAACAGATGAAAAGATTGAGGTTATCCGAAGGCTGATTGCGGAAAACCCAACCATGGGACGCACAAAGCTATCGGTAATATTATGCGTGATGTGGGACTGGCGCAGTCAGAACGGTCAGCTAAAGGACATGTCATGCAGGGATATGCTCCGAGCATTAGATAAAGCCGGTAAAATTGTGCTGCCAAAGTCAAAATCCATCTCTCGTAAGGCAGGTGTGCCCATGAGGATAAAACACCTGGTACATGACGAGACTCCCATAGTAGGCAGCTTGAAGGATCTGCGTCCACTGTATGTTAAGGTCGTATCGTCAAGTGATGAACTTGTACAATTTAAGTCATACATCGACCAATATCACTATCTTGGTTTTGACCGCTACGTTGGCGAGCACTTAGCATATATGGTCTACAGCCGTGATGGGGCTGCTTTATCATGTCTGCTGTTTGGGTCCGCCGCATGA
- a CDS encoding type II toxin-antitoxin system prevent-host-death family antitoxin produces the protein MPNIKPISDLRNHNKVLRDVAVGEPVFLTKNGRGRYVLLDISDYEKTQATIKLFGELNKGRKSGDENGWLSHEEVKAHFKEKEDE, from the coding sequence ATGCCAAATATTAAACCTATATCGGATTTGCGCAATCACAACAAGGTTTTGCGTGACGTTGCCGTCGGCGAACCAGTTTTTTTAACGAAGAACGGTAGAGGTCGCTATGTTCTTCTCGATATTTCCGACTATGAAAAAACGCAGGCAACTATCAAGTTGTTTGGCGAGCTTAACAAAGGCCGTAAATCCGGGGATGAAAATGGATGGCTTTCGCACGAAGAAGTGAAAGCGCATTTCAAAGAAAAAGAAGATGAATAA
- a CDS encoding methyltransferase domain-containing protein gives MCCCVIFAEADFLPGLIVDKFGDYLVAQILALGMDRFINVIVGVLDCFCHTGAFALHACKYGAKSVVAVDISDEALAQAKRNRVCMRQCVDILHEYQITKI, from the coding sequence TTGTGTTGCTGCGTAATATTTGCCGAAGCCGATTTCTTGCCCGGCCTCATAGTGGATAAATTCGGCGATTATTTGGTCGCACAGATTCTTGCGTTAGGCATGGACAGGTTTATAAATGTGATAGTCGGTGTGCTGGACTGCTTTTGCCATACGGGAGCATTTGCTCTGCATGCCTGCAAATATGGTGCTAAAAGCGTCGTTGCCGTAGATATATCTGATGAAGCGCTGGCTCAGGCAAAGCGCAATAGAGTATGTATGCGGCAATGCGTTGATATATTACATGAATATCAAATTACCAAAATATGA
- a CDS encoding DUF362 domain-containing protein encodes MASDVYYCSMGYDKLEANSTLPAKFRRMLAGLPLRDMVGGKRVAVKMHFGGNLGYTTIHPLFVQLLVDALKRAGAIVFVTDIPADVPGAKRRGYTEEVIGAPLVAATGLFDKYYYSVPVDYKSLKEVQVAGHINDADVLIDFSHVKGHGACAYGGACKNIAMGCVTAKTRSDIHALQGGFNWDEEKCEHDRECIKACRYNANSFDEDGKYHINYDNCTYCQHCVNACPTGALTANMSAFDDFQEGMALTTATVLNTFEPGRTLFINVLTNITYVCDCWGLSTPPLVPDIGIMASDDIVAIETACLDAINKYDLLPNSLPAGRQLADDPEGTKHLLEKVHGKDPFVQVKALERHGLGTMQYNIIEVD; translated from the coding sequence ATGGCATCTGATGTATATTACTGTTCAATGGGATATGATAAACTCGAGGCTAATTCCACACTGCCGGCTAAATTCAGGCGCATGTTGGCCGGTTTGCCGCTGCGCGATATGGTAGGCGGCAAACGCGTGGCTGTCAAAATGCACTTTGGAGGAAATCTTGGTTATACTACAATACATCCACTCTTTGTGCAATTATTGGTAGATGCTCTAAAAAGAGCTGGGGCTATCGTCTTTGTTACCGATATACCGGCAGATGTGCCTGGAGCTAAACGCCGCGGCTATACCGAAGAGGTAATAGGGGCGCCGTTGGTTGCAGCTACGGGACTATTCGATAAGTACTATTACAGTGTGCCTGTCGATTACAAAAGCTTAAAAGAAGTGCAGGTAGCTGGGCATATCAATGATGCCGACGTGCTTATAGATTTTTCGCATGTAAAAGGCCACGGTGCTTGTGCTTACGGTGGAGCCTGCAAGAATATAGCGATGGGCTGCGTAACGGCCAAGACCCGCTCCGATATACATGCGCTGCAGGGTGGCTTCAATTGGGATGAAGAGAAATGCGAACATGACAGGGAATGCATCAAAGCGTGCCGCTATAATGCTAATAGCTTCGATGAGGACGGCAAATATCATATAAATTATGATAACTGCACCTATTGCCAGCATTGTGTAAACGCTTGTCCTACCGGTGCGCTAACGGCGAATATGAGCGCTTTCGATGATTTTCAGGAAGGTATGGCGCTGACCACCGCCACCGTGCTCAATACATTTGAACCAGGCCGGACATTGTTCATAAACGTATTGACCAATATTACATATGTCTGCGATTGCTGGGGATTATCCACGCCGCCACTGGTCCCGGACATAGGTATCATGGCTTCCGATGATATAGTCGCAATAGAGACGGCGTGTTTGGATGCCATAAACAAATACGATCTGTTGCCGAACTCCCTGCCCGCTGGCCGCCAACTGGCCGATGATCCCGAAGGAACAAAGCATCTGTTGGAGAAGGTCCATGGAAAAGATCCGTTTGTACAGGTTAAGGCCTTGGAACGCCATGGCCTTGGTACCATGCAGTATAATATAATAGAGGTAGATTAA
- a CDS encoding GNAT family N-acetyltransferase, whose protein sequence is MKHLGTKELETNRLKLRRFELSDAEAMFKNWASDSEVTKYLTWPSHKDVSVSESILKEWVAQYEDDAFYQWAIVLKSNGNEPIGSISIVKMDERINMVHVGYCIGRNWWHQGITSEALGALVRFFFKEVKVNRIEARHDPRNPNSGKVMKKCGLIYEGTIKQGDWNNQGICDYSMYGLVAEDYQYI, encoded by the coding sequence ATGAAGCATTTAGGCACAAAAGAGTTAGAAACCAATAGACTGAAGTTACGCAGGTTTGAATTGTCCGATGCAGAGGCTATGTTTAAGAACTGGGCCAGTGACTCTGAAGTAACAAAATATTTAACGTGGCCTTCCCATAAGGATGTGAGTGTATCAGAATCCATACTAAAGGAATGGGTCGCGCAATATGAGGATGACGCCTTCTATCAATGGGCAATCGTATTGAAATCAAATGGAAATGAACCAATTGGAAGTATAAGCATCGTGAAGATGGACGAACGCATTAATATGGTTCATGTCGGCTACTGCATTGGGAGGAATTGGTGGCATCAAGGAATAACTTCGGAAGCACTCGGTGCTTTAGTTCGTTTCTTTTTTAAAGAAGTCAAAGTAAATCGCATTGAAGCCAGACATGACCCGAGAAATCCTAATTCAGGAAAAGTCATGAAAAAATGTGGATTAATTTATGAGGGAACTATAAAGCAGGGAGATTGGAATAACCAAGGTATCTGCGATTATTCAATGTACGGACTTGTCGCAGAAGATTACCAATATATTTAA